The Schistocerca nitens isolate TAMUIC-IGC-003100 chromosome 6, iqSchNite1.1, whole genome shotgun sequence DNA segment TGTTAATCGATAGAGAGTATGTGCAGTGTAATGTCATCTTACTAAAGTAAATTAAATATAATAACTGATGTTATATTAATTGCCCATCCAAGTGAAAGTTATTTATGTGACAGGGAATCGTTCTTAGGTTGTTGTTCAGTTATCTTTCTTCCCTTTATGGACGTCGACTGACATCGATATAAGTTCATTGTACTGCATGACTGTTGTgaataataatgaactaaaaccATTTTTATTCCAGTAAGTAAGCAACCCATTATCCCTCACATACTAATTATATTGTGGCAGTGATTTTTGGCTGTGTTAACTGACATTATTTTCTCCATCTTGGTGTGTTTTAACTGATATGGAGGCGGTTCGTTTCGTGATGCCACGATCGGATGCTGTTAGTGTTATGTCGTTAGCTGTTCATTTTCTTAAGGTTGAACCTGCCTTTACTAAGTTCCACAATATGTTACAAAATATTATATGGATGTGATAATATTAACTTACCTATTCCGTCAAGCGTCACCAAGCGCACCGTCGACCAATATCAGACTTAGATATGTATATTTTTTCTATCTAAAAATACTCAGAAATAATTTAACAGAAAACATGAGAAAGAAAATTCATTTAAATGTCTCAAAGAATGTAAAAGGTAAAGAAATTTCGTTCCAACGATGATGGAGTCGATCCTAATACGTTAAAATTAATCAATCGATAAAGAACAAACTGGTAGCACAGAAGGAAACCATTCACCATGTCCTCACTCTGTATCGCCGTACTGCACTGGATCGTCAGAACTGAACAAAAGTATAACCCATTCAGGAGAAGGAAAGAGACATAGTATGAAAACGGGAAAGGTTATCTAACTATAAGCAATCAGATGTGATGtgttaatttaaataaaacaataccCTTCTCTACAAATCACAGGCTGAAAAATTTATTTGCGAGTAGAGGATTCTATTTCACATAAATCTCAAACTCTACACCTGCTTGTACATGTGAAGTTATCCTCACTTAAAAATCaagtattttagaaattatgaagcAATTTAAAATACCCTGTGTAACCCGTTCTGAGGTCTtcggaaaataaaataaagataatttttatgaattttcaaATGACTTTAAAAATATGTGTACATGTCTCGTCTTAAAGGAATTTCTGCGCTGACTCCAAATTGgtcttagattttttgcaatatttccgtagttaaggagacagacaagacggaataataagagtggacgaccaacaaacaagtgctcgtattaaaaagcgtgtaagacaatcgtgtagcctttcgcacctactgttcaatcagtacattgaggaagcaatgatagaaataaaagaactgttcaggagttgaattaaaaatcaaggtgaaaggatatcaacgttacgattcgctgatgacgttgctatcttgagtgaaagtgaaaagaattacatgatatgctgaacggaatgaacggtctaatgagtacacagtatggattgagagtaaatcgaaataagacgaagataatgagcagtagtagaaatgagaacagcgagaaatttaacatcgggattgaatgtcttgtagtagatgaagttaaggaatgctgctacctaggcagtaaaataaccaatgtcggaccgagcacggaggacatcaaaagcagtctagcaatggcaaaaagggcatcccgtccaagagaagtctactaatatcaaatatcggccttagttagaggaagaaatttctgagaatgtacgtctggagtatagcattgtaagggttatgaaacatggaatgtgggaaaactgggacacaagagaatcgaagcatttgaatgtggtgctacagacgaatgttgaatattaggtggactgataaagtaaggtataaggagattctgcgcagaatcggagaggaaaggaagatctggaaaacactgataaagaggacaggatgataggacatctgttaagactttcatggtactagagggagctataaagggcaaaaactgtagaggttcaaatggctctgagcactatgggacttaacatctatggtcatcagtcccctagaactgagacctacttaaacctaactaacgtaaggacatcacacaacacccagccatcacgaggcagagaaaatccctgaccccgccgggaatcgaacccgggaacccgggcgtgggaagcgagaacgctaccgcacgaccacgagatgcaactgtagaggaagacagagattggaatacttccagcatATAATTGACgacctaggttgcaagtggtactttgagatgaagaggtttgcacaggagagaaattcgtggcgggccgcatcaaaacagtcagaagtctGATAACCAAAATGAAAAAAGGAGATTTTAATACTGTATCATGATTAATATATTAGTTATATTAATGCAGCTGAAGCGCTTGGTTCGAAGATACAGTGCAAAACATTATCTAGTGTCTTCCATCAGCTGATTGattattcctcttgaaaacagtcgtttaACTGAATTTTAATACTGCACCCTAGCTTACTTTCATATTACGCGATACAATTTTAGAATTGGTCAGATGTTTGTGGTCTTTATTTGCTATAGATGGTTCAGTAACAAAATGCGGGTTGATGAATTTAATTGGTATCACCAATCGTAATACACATTTACTACAGCAGTCGTAAAATATAATTTCAGAAGGGTTCTATGGTATCTATGAACTCAGCACGCAGTCAGCAATGTCTTACGTACAAAGCAATAGAATTTACGTGGTATCATTTTAGGTTAATGTGATAGAGTCTCTTGTTGGGTGTCGCCATCGACTTTGCTTCAGTAATCGATAATCGATACTGATATCATATCTCAAGTGGCAGATGGCTCGTGGTACCAACGACACTTCCTGTAACGGTATCGGGCGTCCTATCTCGCTCACGTTGTAGTGTGACTACGACGAAACTAGAAATTATTGTAGAAGTCAAGGATTGGGATTCTGTTGATGGGCATCCGAACATTTCAATACAGTACAGTAGCACAGACTTCGGGTACAATTTTAGTTACAAAAACTCCACAAGAGAAGGTAATTTATTAGCATGATTAGGTAACAAAACAGCTTAGTGTTTGTTCATTTGTTAGAGTAACAAATTTGACAGAGGAATGGTTTCCGTCGAAAATCATTGTCTCGTTTCCGTTATGTTTCAGAATGTGAGAGCAAAACTCAGAAGCTACTGCTCTGGCTGGGGCAGTTTCGAAGTATTCTGTTCGGGCTGTCAGACGCCAGAGATACTGGTAATCCAGGAGCGCAAGTTGCCCACGTTGACGTAGACGGCGCCCGCAGCCTCGCAGTCGTTACTCCCCCACGACGCGATGCCCACCTGTGTGCTGCCGCTTACGAGTGGACTCCCGGAGTCCCCATAGCACACGCTCTTGCCTGCCTCACCGGCGCACAGCATGCGCGGGGTCACCTCGCGACCGATGGGCGAAATACCGTCGCAGGCGGAGCGGTCCATGACGCTGATGTCCACTTTCCGCAGTGTGTCCGGTGTCTCGCCCGTCTCCGTGTCTCCCCAACCGGTCACTGTGACCGCGAGGCCGGCTGGCGGGTCGTACCCGTCCTCTGGAAGGTTCGCGACAGCCACGTTGGTGCCCAGCGGGAACGGATCGGCAGTCTGCAAAATTAAATTTTAGCTGGACAGAAGGAAGACGATGCTATGTTTATTGCATTTCTAGATGTAGTGAATgttgaaatactgaaggtagcagCGATAAAACACGGAGACGGAAAGGTAGTCTCTAACCTGTTCAGAATacagacggcagttatgagtcgGAGGACATGGAAGACGTAGCAGTAGTTGCGAAGGTATCCAGACAGGAATTGTAGTTGAATCCCCCATCTCATTCAATCTGTGCATTAAGCAAGGAGTAAAGAACGCCCAGGGACACGTTCTGGTAATGAATGAAACTTCAgggaacagaaattaaaattttcaggcgAGCCGATGACATTACCATCCTGTCACAGACGCTAAATAAGTTGGACGATCATTTCAGTGTGGTGGATACAGTCttgaatatacactcatgctcataaattaaggataacgctgatacatcgtaaaataacgctctggtgggcggtttccgggtttaaatcatctcggggtatgacagtgcggtgcatttcacctgcggtcgtcacaAGTTGGCGCTGGcgacagtccacatacgcagaggtgtgttggtgcatgtcagagtatggtgcagcgagtaagtgtgcagacgctttcagacgtgctaatggtgactgtgtgttgaaaatggctcaaagaacacatattgatgacgtcaagaggggtagaatactggggcgactggaggctggtcaaacacagccggtcgtagcacgggccctccgtgtgccacaaagtgtgatctaaaGACTATGGCAACGaccccagcagacaggaaacgggtccaggcgctacagtacgggacggccacagtgtacaacaccacaagaagaccgatatctcaccatcagtgctcgcagactgccacggagtactgcaggtagccttgctctggaccttaccgcagccacgggaacagttgtctccagacacacagtctacagacgactgaacagacattgtttattcacccggagacctgcaaggtgcattcaactgacctctggtcacaggagagcccgtaaagcctggtgtcaagaacacagtacatggtcattggaacagtggttatgTTCACGGTCGAGTCCaattatagtctgaacagtgattctcgcctgattttcatctgacgtgaaccaggaaccagatgccaaccgcttaatgtccttgaaagggacctgtatggaggccgtggtttgatggtgtgggggtgGGATTATGATAGGTGCACTTacaaccctgcatgtctttgacagaggaactgtaacatatCAGGTGTATCGAGACGTTATTTTGCATCAGTAtgcccgccttttcaggggtgcagtgggtctcaccttcctcctgatggatgataacgcacggccctaccgagctgccatcgtggaggagtaccttgaaacagaagatatctggTGAAagtagtggcctgcctgttcttcagacctaaatcccatcgagcacgtctgggatgctctcggtcgacatatcgctgcacgtcttcaaacccctacgacacttctggAGCTCAGACAGGCGCTGGTGCAAGAtggggaggctataccccagcagatgctcgaccatctgatccagagtatgccaacccgttgtgcggcctgtgttcgtgtgcatggtgatcatatcccatattgatgtcggggtacatgcgcagaaaacagtggcgttttgtagtacatttgtttcgggacggtttcctcaacttatcaccaatactgtggacttacaaatctgtgtcgtgtgtgttccctatgtgcctatgctattagcgccagttttgtgcagtgccacgttgtgtggcaccacattctgcagttgtccttaatttatgagcatgagtgtagattgcaAGTGCAACATGAACGGAGCTAAGTCATTAGCAATTGTGTAACATTAAGTCAGGTGAAGCTGAGATGTAGGAAaacagacactgaaagtagtatacGAGGTTTTCTGACTGACAATGTCCAACGAAGAAAGGTTACAAAATGCTGACTGGTAACGGCAACAAAATAC contains these protein-coding regions:
- the LOC126262687 gene encoding trypsin alpha-4-like → MAGIQVVVLSLLLAAQLQLVAPRALRLQMRDHGRIVGGSEASIEDFPWTLALLYAGVQSCGASIIGSQWALTAAHCFVFFPQVEVYSVRAGSSSRGSGGTVLYLAELYEHELHDDTSGDYDITVIRTADPFPLGTNVAVANLPEDGYDPPAGLAVTVTGWGDTETGETPDTLRKVDISVMDRSACDGISPIGREVTPRMLCAGEAGKSVCYGDSGSPLVSGSTQVGIASWGSNDCEAAGAVYVNVGNLRSWITSISGV